ATTCATTTCGATAACTATATTTGGatcattttttgatgatgaatttcaAGGATTTGATGTAATAAATAAACTTGTTTCAGCATGGCTAGATTTGAAATGTTGGAGTTGGTTCGTCCTTTGCATAGGTTGGCTGCCATGCTGGTTGTTGGTCTTAGCATCATCATTTGAATCTAAACGTGTTATGTTGAagtcaaaagaaaagcaaagtTAAGTATCATTGGTCAAAAAAGATAACCAACGAGTATTTCAACTGTCTAGATTGGCTTAGTTCGCAAAAAGCATAAAAGCCGagccaaaagaagaaataatatAGTGATACAAGTGtgtatataataaaagatAAAAGCGTTGATAAAACATGGTGTTATAAAATTTATCTAGTGTGTACCTACTATTCTATAGTAGTTATTCTAGCTGTAACACGGTGAAGGGAAAATGCAATAGTAGCAAATGATTGTACAAGACATAAAAAGTCATGATAGCATTATTCCCactgtatatatatatgaatttAAACGTTCCCTGTTGGTTGTTCTACAGTCTCTTCTTCAATCGCGGTAGTGATCGAAAAATTCTTTATGGAAAGTTTCCCATTTCTTAATCCATTCGAGACCAGGTGCCAAAAATGTTGTCCTTAAATGATAAGTACCCGGTTCTTGACCAAATCCGGAACCAGGAACGGTACAGATACCAGTAGACTCTAATAACTTCTTACAATAAAATTCATCTGGAGTTAGCTCTAAATGGCGAGCCTCTTGAACTGCCCTAAAAGGTAAGTCTATCTTGGGGAATAAGTACATGGCACCTTGAGGCTTTTGACATTCAATGCCTTCTAAGGAGTTGAATGTCTTGTACAAGGTCATTGCTCTTGTAATTAACTTTTCGTGAATGGAGTTACGCTCTGCCTGGTCTGACTCAAATGATTCTTCACCTTCCAAGGGTGGACGAACCATCAAGTCAACCAAAGCCTGACCAGTGACGACAGGACACAACGAAATTGAGGCTAGTTTCAGAATAACTTGTCTCATTTCATGACTGAACCCGGTTAGTTCCATGTAGCCACCTCTTTGGCCACATTCACCGGAAACACCCTTAGAAGTTGAGTGCAAAGAAGCTAGCTGAACATTATCGAATTTACCTGGATGCTCTCTTTGCAAATgtctcaaaatttttttcatagaaTGGAACTTAGTGCCAGGAAAGATGTTTTCCTGGTAAACTTCGTCAGCTATTACTACTGTACCGTATTTGGCTGCAACTTCAAATATCTGAGCTATCGATTCGGGTGATAAGACGGCACCGGTAGGATTACCTGGATTGATTACTACCAGTACTGTAGATTTGATTTCGTTTTCTATAGCCTCTTTGACGACagtttcaatttcttctggaTTAGTTGACCAACCTGAACTTTCGTCTAAATAATACGGTAGGGCTTGAGAATTGTTTAAGGCCAGAGTGGCAGTATATAACGGATATTGTGGGATGGGAATCAAGACACCTGTTTCCGGACCTCTACAAAATATGGATAACAAGTAATTAACAGCTGCCGATGCACCAGCAGTTAAGAAAATGTCCTCTGGATATGATATCTCACCTTCATCTCTCTTTGTTATGAATTCAGCGACACTTCTCCTTATTCCTTCAACACCTtgggaagaagaataagCACCAACAGAACCACCGATCTCCTCCATTAAGCTTTTTGCACGTTTAATTGCATCTAGcttgaacaattttgaGTCAACTAATTGTTGCTCATTTTGATTCAATAGTTCTGGATATTGTAAGAGAGACAAGACCTGCCTGTAGTAAGTCAAAGGTTTTTGTTGTAGTTGCTGAGGATTACCAATATTAGCATTGATGATCTTATTGAACGGCAACGATTGAGGATCTTTCTCCAGTTGAGCTTTGAGTTCTTCAGCTCTCATTGGAATGGCACCTCTGACGGCATATTTAGCTTTCAAGACATTTTCATTTACGTCATCTAAAGTCAACTGTTCAGCAGGATAAAATTCATTATTCGAGGTTTTCAACGTATGATGTGGAAAGCGGTTCAAATGACGCAAGTCGTTCAGAGAAGACTGCCCAGATAGTGAACGTCTATGGTTTTGAGCAGCAATCCAGGAAGAGCTATGCCTCTGTAAGACTGGCCTAATTTTCCTGAAAgctttcaaatttgtatTACTAGCTGAAGTGGTGAAGGGAGTAGAGATATGTGGCATTTTTTCTGCGCGTGAAGTGAGAGTTCTTATATGATACGACTTGATAGCCTGACTTATGGAGTTGCTCACTGTGAAATGGGTTTTGGCTGACAGATATGACATCGTGGAGAGGAGAAAATAAAGGCTGGtcaatatatttatatctTTTAGTCGGAGTGTAGAGATAATTAAATGTGGGGGGAAAGGACAACGAAGATTTGTGTTCTCGAGAAACGTGTGACTGGTATGAACAACGAAAGCAATATAGCGAGACACAAGTAGTAATAGTGAAAGAACTTTTTCCTAATATGACACGCAGGTCACGATCGTTTACAAAGGGCGCAGGAAAGTCTAAATACGTCAACTGCAGTAGAAAAGGACAGTACGTGGAATTGTCTCAACGAATGGTCGAAAATTGCAAAGTTCTTGGTTTGGACCCCttgagaaggaaaaaaaaataaagacgcaagaatgaaaaaaaactaatgGTAAAAAAGTTGATATCTGCAATGGAGAGCGATGCTTTATAAGACCTTGTTATGAAAGTGCTATGTGTTATATGTGTATTAAGTAGCCATAAGTATTCGGTAAACAAACATATGCATAAATGTATGTGGGGCAGCCCTTTGCTGTGCAATTCTTGCTTCTTTGTTCTTGGGTCGGGATTTGAGTAGCGACGACCATCTTCTGCAGAAGAAAGAGGGAAGGGCAAAGAGGGAAAGAAAGAGTGAGGCTTATCTTATCTTGAGAAATATGCCGCTTGCacataaaagggaaaagGAAGGTAAGTACGCAGGTGTAGTTTTGAATGAGTGGCAGTGACAGAAGATACCAGTTATACGATGTGTTGGGGGTGACAAGTGATGCGAGTGTGCAGGAGATTAAAACTGCTTATAGGAAGCTTGCCCTGAAACATCATCCGGATAAATACGTGGACCAGAACTCAAAGGAGGTAAATGagatcaaattcaaagagaTTACTGCAGCTTATGAAATCTTGAGTGATCCAGAGAAGAAATCGCATTACGACTTGTATGGTGATGATTATGGTACTGCTGGTAGCACTGGTGCAGATGGATTTGGagatgatgattttatgaatttctttaataatttcttcaacagtGGGGACCATGAGGGAAATGATTTCCCCAGGGAGTACGATACGTATGAGGAGGATAAGTGTAAGAGCTCCAAAGATATCGAtattgatatatttttgaCTGTGAAAGACTTGTACATGGGCAAGAAGTTAAAGTTTGAGTTGAAAAGACAAATTGTATGCATGGTATGCCACGGCTCTGGTTggaaactgaagaagaaaattcacGTCACACACGAAGTAGAATGTGAATCTTGCGGTGGAAAGGGCTCAAAGGAACGTCTCAAGAGATTTGGACCAGGTTTGGTAGCGTCACAATGGGTGACATGTGAGAAATGTCATGGCAAAGGAAAGTACGTCAAAAGACCCAAGAACCCGAAGAATTTCTGTCCTGATTGTGCAGGAGTGGGGCTCCAGTCtaagaaagaaatcatCACAGTAAACGTGGCTCCAGGCCACCATTTTAACGATGTCATTACGATCAAGGGGATGGCCGACGAAGAACTTGATAAGTCTGCATGTGGTGATTTAAAGTTCCATCTTGTcgaaaaacaagaaaacctGGAGCAGAAGCAGATCTTCTTGAAGAACTTTGACGAAGGCAGCGCGGAAGATTTATATACAAGCGCTACTATATCACTAAGCGAGGCATTAACAGGGTTTGAGAAGTTTTTAACAAGAACGTTCGACGATAGGTTGTTGACATTGAGCATCAAGCCTGGGAGGGTGATAAGGCCTGGCGATGTTATTAAAATCACTAATGAAGGTTGGCCTATTATGGATGACCCCCGTGGTCAACGCGGTGATTTGTATGTGTTTATTCATATAGAATTTCCACCAGATAATTggttcaatgaaaaatcagaaTTACTGGCAATAAAGACGATGCTGCCGTCGTCTTCATCTTGTACGTTCCAGACCACTGCAAATACTGGAGAAGACGACAGAAATCCGATTAACAACGAAACTATATCGAATTTCCAGATCATTAACATGGAAGAACTCCCTGAGGGAATGAAGATCTTCAATTCAGAATCGCAAAATTCAGCGCATCAGAAAGCAAAAAGTTCTTACTGCCCTATGCAATGATGGCACCATCCATTCCGGCAAGAATCTACTATTtaatgctttttttctgttctGTTTTAGTTATACATACTacttgtatatatatatgtgtattTTTGCAGCATGCgttaaaagaataaaatccTTCGCACCTTGAGTGGAAAAATCCAAGCAATTCACATCTCAGTGAAGAATAAGCAAGCGAAAAATCTGGCCAGAACAGCAATTGCGGGTTTTGAAAGCAACAATGGCGTCTCGGGTCAACGACTTATTACTGCCCGTCATACAGTCTATACCGTTACATCAAATAACCAAGAATGCACTGGTAACTACGCTAACCGACACACAAAGTGATTACAAGTTTAAAGAAATAGCAGTGCCGCTGACCAAATTACTACAAGTGCACGAGAAGGCACAGAGAAGACAAGACCTAAGAACCGCTTTGAAAGCGCTGGAGAGCATCATTTACCAGACGCACTTTAAATGGAACAATCCACGCCCAAGACATGcgcttctttttcagaaacACTACCACTTCCTACTGACTCACTGGCCCTTTGAAAACCACAGACTTTTGGTAGATTCCATCGCTGCACATAAAGGAAAACTGAATTCTATACCCTCAAAGACAACCTGGCTGAAGGCAGATTGGGCAACTCTGTTTCAAGTGAAAAATCCTTGGGTCCAAACACCGCCCACACCAAAAAACCTCAGTGAGACAGATCTTGATGCCTTCACGCCAGAAAGGGCATTTCTTGTCAATTCCCTTGGGAACCAGTACAAGTTCTTGATAGCGAACAGTCATCTAAGCTATAATCACAAGAAATACCCCTCCCCCGGCGTGCAAATTCCCATCAGGAATGCCCTTGGCGAAGTTTCTCCGCCTAAACAAATCTCCCGGCTCTTCTCAAGACAACTGGCCTACATTTACACGAGTCTATTTGAGGAAAATCCCCCACTCTCTCCTGCAAACGACATAGCATTAATGGCTATTTTCAACGATAAAACAATGGACCGGCGCTTTAAAAGGCTTTATATGCGCGCTTGTGCAAGGGCGTATACGATCACCAATGCAGATTCTACCATAGAACCTTTGACATTTCGTTGCACCCAGTGGGACCATTAATAGACTAGTATTGGCTGGGATAATGCGAATATAATAACACGTGACACTGTGGCTCAAATCAGGTCACGTGCGCAAACTATTTTGGCCACAGTTGTGGTCTCAATaagaaaactgaaaaaagatCGCAGAAACTATTATCGTCGGATAACAAACGATATAGTAACAAAATCCAATTTTTAGTCAGGGCCGGTCGAGGGATGATATGCCGTTCGATGTTCTTGGTTCGACAatatgcatatatatatcaagaTAATACTTGAACAAATTAGGCTAGTTCTAAAGCCTAAACTTCCCTGGCTTTTCGTAATGCTTCTTCCTCTTGATATACGTACATATACATTAGCAGGGGAATATCCAAGTTATGTCCAGGGAAACTTATCCAAATCTAGAAGAGGTGGAAATCCCTGATTTTCAGGACACTAGTAATACTGTTCCGGATCTTGATGATCTAGAATTAGAGTATGaccaatataaaaataatgaaaataatgacgCATTTAAAGATAATGACTTGGAGAGCAATTCTGTTGCAAAGCCCAACGCAGTAGGCAATGGCAAAGGTGCAAAAGGCTCAAAAATTGAGTATTTCAATCCTTCGGATGTCTCATTGTATGATAATTCAGTTTCCCAATTTGAAGAGTCAACCGTATCGTTAAAGGAATACTACGATCATAGCATACGGTCGCATCTTACTTTGAAAGGAGCACGCGATTATCTTAAGAGTGTCTTCCCAATTATCAACTGGCTACCACATTATAATTTCAACTGGTTTACAGCTGACCTCATTGCAGGTATCACCATTGGTTGTGTTCTTGTGCCACAGTCCATGTCTTATGCGCAAGTTGCCACGCTACCAGCGCAGTATGGGTTGTATTCTTCATTTATTGGTGCATACTCCTACTCCTTTTTTGCTACTTCTAAAGATGTTTGTATTGGACCTGTTGCAGTCATGTCTCTACAAACCGCCAAAGTCATTGCAGATGTCACGGCAAAATACCCAGATGGAGATCCTGCCATTACTGGTCCTGTTATTGCAACAACACTGGCGCTGTTATGTGGGATCATTTCAGCGGCCATTGGTTTCTTACGTTTAGGTTTTCTCGTTGAATTGATTTCTCTAAATGCTGTTGCTGGATTTATGACCGGGTCCGCCTTCAATATCCTATGGGGTCAAGTACCAGCACTTATGGGTTATAATAGTCTGGTTAATACGAGAGCAGCCACTTACAAAGTTGTCATAGAAACCTTGAAACATTTGCCAGATACTAAACTGGATGCAGTATTTGGGCTCATTCcacttttccttctttacGTTTGGAAATGGTGGTGCGGGACATATGGTCCAATATTGAACGACAGGTATAATTCTAAAAATCCAAGATTGCACAAAATTTTAAAGTGGACATATTTCTACGCCCAAGCTTCCAGAAATGGTGTCATTATTGTTGTGTTCACTTGTATCGGTTGGGCTATTACAAGAGGCAAATCCAAATCGGAAAGACCCATAAGTATTCTAGGCTCTGTTCCATCTGGTTTAAAAGAGGTTGGTGTTTTCCACGTTCCATCCGGATTAATGTCTAAGCTTGGTCCAAACTTACCTGCATCAATTATTGTGTTATTGTTAGAACATATAGCCATCTCGAAATCTTTCGGTAGAATCAACGATTATAAAGTAGTCCCTGATCAAGAGTTGATTGCTATTGGtgtttcaaatcttttggGTACCTTTTTCAACGCTTATCCTGCTACTGgttcattttcaagatcCGCTTTAAAGGCCAAGTGTAATGTCCGTACTCCATTGTCTGGTTTGTTTTCTGGATCCTGTGTTCTTTTAGCGCTATATTGTTTGACTGGTGCATTCTTTTACATTCCAAAGGCCACTTTATCTGCAGTTATTATTCATGCTGTCTCTGATCTTTTGGCTTCTTACCAAACCACTTGGAACTTCTGGAAAATGAACCCATTAGATTTCATATGTTTCATCGTTACAGTATTAATCACGGTATTTGCCTCTATCGAGGATGGTATTTATTTCGCTATGTGCTGGTCATGTGCAATGCTCCTCTTAAAAATGGCATTCCCAGCCGGAAAATTCTTGGGTCGTGTGGAGATTGCTGAAGTTACTGATGCTTATATCAAAGCAAACTCTGATGCAGTTAGTTACACATCTGAAAACAACAACGGCATTCGTACTTCAGAAGAGGGTgatgaatatgaaaagGATAGTTCCACCAAATATATcacaaattcttcaaagaaaatagaaactAACGTCCAGACGAAGAGCTTTGATTCACCATCATCTTTAATAACCCAACCCAGAATGAAATACCATACTAAATGGGTTCCATTTGATCACAAATACACAAGAGAGTTAAACCCGGATATCCAAATTCTCCCCCCACCAGAAGGTGTCCTTGTTTATAGGCTATCCGAAAGTTACACCTATCTCAACTGTTCTAGACATTACAATATCATAACTGAAAAAGTCAAAGAAGTAACCAGACGTGGTCAATTAATTCGCCATAGGAAGAAATCGGACCGACCATGGAATGATCCAGGCCCATGGGAGGCACCTGCTTTCTTAAAGAATCTgaaattttggaagaaaagagaaagcgATTCAGAATTTCTGGAAAACGCACCCGACAACTCGATTGGTACTGAAAGAGATGATAGACCGTTATTAAAAATACTATGTTTAGACTTCTCACAAGTGGCACAAACAGATGCCACAGCCCTTCAATCATTAGTTGACTTGAGAAAGGTCATAAATCAATATGCTGATAGACAAGTTGAATTCCATTTTGTAGGCATCATTTCGCCATGGGTAAAGAGAGGTTTAGTTAGCAGAGGATTTGGTACTCTAAACGAAGAATATAGTGATGAATCCATTGTTGCCGGTCATACAAGTTATCACGTCGCAAGAGTACCTcaaagcaaagaaaattcGGATAAATATAGCGTTTACACTGCTTCGGGAACAAATCTACCTTTCTTCCATATCGATATTCCAGATTTTGCCAAATGGGATATTTAATCAAATGCATTTACAATATGCATACAAGCATttatcattctttttttctttctatatTCCAGAaccaaaaagtttttccCCCACCCTTAAAAGTATACATTTAACATAATAATGAGATAGACATTGTTTATATAATAGAAATAATAGAACGAATGGCGCCCTCACGAGCACATTCActtatacatatatacgttaattcattttttttattactatttttCGGGAGTAAGGAGAAGAACAAACGTCAATGTTATTGTTGTGGGACCGCACCTCACCACAGATAGAAGAACATGAAAGCGGCACTAACAAACAATATAATTGTAAAAGTCAATAGTGTAAtatttttaactttttgcCACCacattatttcttttatgtTGACTGCTTTACGTCTAAATTTATTACTGTTGCTATTTAGTTGGGAGGTTTTATCCACCAGTAGAGAAACTCTTTCTTGCCTCTCTAAAAACTTATCAATATTATCGTTCATTATCTGAATGACGTCTTTTATTTGATCTTCGGTGGCATCCCCGATGTCACTAATAGTATTTGGACCGCTTCCTTTACTAGACTGAGCATTCCCAGAACTGTTTAAAGTTTGATTGCGGTATTTTACTAGCTCTTCATGGAATGAGTCTAGTATTTGACCTACATGAGAACTTAAAAGTTCGTTTGTGGCGTTGGAATCATAATCCTGTAGCCCACTTAGTATTCTAATGGGCAAGATTTTGGGTATATCTACCAACGTGAAACAAACGTACACAGTCTTGGGGTTATGGTCATCCGTAGAGTAGAAGCAATCGAAACCGTCAATGAGATTCATTGACATCTTCGTGACTTTGTTGCCCTTGATCGGAATCACTTTCGGCAATACCATATCCATGATTAAATTATGAAAGATAACTGGTGTTATCTGTTCGTTCGCTGAGGTTATGGTACCatagttttcatttttctggAACGGCTGGAAACAACTGGAGATTGTTTCACCATTTTTGATCACTTCCACGTAACTTACTAAGAATATATGCAAAATCAAGCAATTCAATCTGTTAGTCTACTGTAAATCataaaggaaagaaaataaaacaataacATGGGGAATGCAGACGGACATCTCACATaatcccttttttttagtcATGTGTCAATTTTGTAGGAATGTTTATACGTACCATTAAAGCGTTTCATTTGGtataagaaaataaaaaatgtaatGCACTGACAGTATAAATTGCCTCTCTTCACACTACTGTTCGAAAATTCGTAGCTATCGCACCAAGTCGGCCAGGTGCTAGATAGTCCATAGAGGCATTTTTCACCATTATTGTGACcccaaattttttttttcttgtatcGTATGAGGCGAATATTACCCGGGTGCTAAATGGTAATGCGTTGTATAAATATTATGTAATGTGAATGTGATGGTAGAATATATAGTTCACTATTTTTAGATGATGCAAATGGTGGGCGAACGAGATGGTAGGGAGGATCGTTTATCAGAAAAATCTACTGTCACACCAACCCTTTACGACATATTGAATCTCCCTTGTAGGCGTGGTATTCTTATTCGTGGCTTTGCCCAAATTTAGTTTTCCACATGGTTTGAGCATTGTGCCTCCATTGTTGAACCATGGCTTGACCTCTGAATGCACACGGACCAAAGAACTCTTTGAATCTGCTGTTGCATGTTCCTTGGCGGATTCACCGCCCTGTAAAGGTTGCACCTTGCTTGTGGTGGCGACAAAATGTAAGTTCCATGGGGTCGAATCGCCAAAAAGATCATTTCTCGTTTCATGGACCATGTCAGACCATAACTTTTTTCTGGTGATGAGGGCAAGCTTAATATCCCTAGTAGAGAC
The nucleotide sequence above comes from Saccharomyces mikatae IFO 1815 strain IFO1815 genome assembly, chromosome: 12. Encoded proteins:
- the ALT1 gene encoding alanine transaminase ALT1 (similar to Saccharomyces cerevisiae ALT2 (YDR111C) and ALT1 (YLR089C); ancestral locus Anc_8.263), producing MSYLSAKTHFTVSNSISQAIKSYHIRTLTSRAEKMPHISTPFTTSASNTNLKAFRKIRPVLQRHSSSWIAAQNHRRSLSGQSSLNDLRHLNRFPHHTLKTSNNEFYPAEQLTLDDVNENVLKAKYAVRGAIPMRAEELKAQLEKDPQSLPFNKIINANIGNPQQLQQKPLTYYRQVLSLLQYPELLNQNEQQLVDSKLFKLDAIKRAKSLMEEIGGSVGAYSSSQGVEGIRRSVAEFITKRDEGEISYPEDIFLTAGASAAVNYLLSIFCRGPETGVLIPIPQYPLYTATLALNNSQALPYYLDESSGWSTNPEEIETVVKEAIENEIKSTVLVVINPGNPTGAVLSPESIAQIFEVAAKYGTVVIADEVYQENIFPGTKFHSMKKILRHLQREHPGKFDNVQLASLHSTSKGVSGECGQRGGYMELTGFSHEMRQVILKLASISLCPVVTGQALVDLMVRPPLEGEESFESDQAERNSIHEKLITRAMTLYKTFNSLEGIECQKPQGAMYLFPKIDLPFRAVQEARHLELTPDEFYCKKLLESTGICTVPGSGFGQEPGTYHLRTTFLAPGLEWIKKWETFHKEFFDHYRD
- the XDJ1 gene encoding Xdj1p (similar to Saccharomyces cerevisiae XDJ1 (YLR090W); ancestral locus Anc_8.264); amino-acid sequence: MSGSDRRYQLYDVLGVTSDASVQEIKTAYRKLALKHHPDKYVDQNSKEVNEIKFKEITAAYEILSDPEKKSHYDLYGDDYGTAGSTGADGFGDDDFMNFFNNFFNSGDHEGNDFPREYDTYEEDKCKSSKDIDIDIFLTVKDLYMGKKLKFELKRQIVCMVCHGSGWKLKKKIHVTHEVECESCGGKGSKERLKRFGPGLVASQWVTCEKCHGKGKYVKRPKNPKNFCPDCAGVGLQSKKEIITVNVAPGHHFNDVITIKGMADEELDKSACGDLKFHLVEKQENLEQKQIFLKNFDEGSAEDLYTSATISLSEALTGFEKFLTRTFDDRLLTLSIKPGRVIRPGDVIKITNEGWPIMDDPRGQRGDLYVFIHIEFPPDNWFNEKSELLAIKTMLPSSSSCTFQTTANTGEDDRNPINNETISNFQIINMEELPEGMKIFNSESQNSAHQKAKSSYCPMQ
- the GEP5 gene encoding Gep5p (similar to Saccharomyces cerevisiae GEP5 (YLR091W); ancestral locus Anc_8.266), giving the protein MASRVNDLLLPVIQSIPLHQITKNALVTTLTDTQSDYKFKEIAVPLTKLLQVHEKAQRRQDLRTALKALESIIYQTHFKWNNPRPRHALLFQKHYHFLLTHWPFENHRLLVDSIAAHKGKLNSIPSKTTWLKADWATLFQVKNPWVQTPPTPKNLSETDLDAFTPERAFLVNSLGNQYKFLIANSHLSYNHKKYPSPGVQIPIRNALGEVSPPKQISRLFSRQLAYIYTSLFEENPPLSPANDIALMAIFNDKTMDRRFKRLYMRACARAYTITNADSTIEPLTFRCTQWDH
- the SUL2 gene encoding sulfate permease (similar to Saccharomyces cerevisiae SUL2 (YLR092W); ancestral locus Anc_8.271); the encoded protein is MSRETYPNLEEVEIPDFQDTSNTVPDLDDLELEYDQYKNNENNDAFKDNDLESNSVAKPNAVGNGKGAKGSKIEYFNPSDVSLYDNSVSQFEESTVSLKEYYDHSIRSHLTLKGARDYLKSVFPIINWLPHYNFNWFTADLIAGITIGCVLVPQSMSYAQVATLPAQYGLYSSFIGAYSYSFFATSKDVCIGPVAVMSLQTAKVIADVTAKYPDGDPAITGPVIATTLALLCGIISAAIGFLRLGFLVELISLNAVAGFMTGSAFNILWGQVPALMGYNSLVNTRAATYKVVIETLKHLPDTKLDAVFGLIPLFLLYVWKWWCGTYGPILNDRYNSKNPRLHKILKWTYFYAQASRNGVIIVVFTCIGWAITRGKSKSERPISILGSVPSGLKEVGVFHVPSGLMSKLGPNLPASIIVLLLEHIAISKSFGRINDYKVVPDQELIAIGVSNLLGTFFNAYPATGSFSRSALKAKCNVRTPLSGLFSGSCVLLALYCLTGAFFYIPKATLSAVIIHAVSDLLASYQTTWNFWKMNPLDFICFIVTVLITVFASIEDGIYFAMCWSCAMLLLKMAFPAGKFLGRVEIAEVTDAYIKANSDAVSYTSENNNGIRTSEEGDEYEKDSSTKYITNSSKKIETNVQTKSFDSPSSLITQPRMKYHTKWVPFDHKYTRELNPDIQILPPPEGVLVYRLSESYTYLNCSRHYNIITEKVKEVTRRGQLIRHRKKSDRPWNDPGPWEAPAFLKNLKFWKKRESDSEFLENAPDNSIGTERDDRPLLKILCLDFSQVAQTDATALQSLVDLRKVINQYADRQVEFHFVGIISPWVKRGLVSRGFGTLNEEYSDESIVAGHTSYHVARVPQSKENSDKYSVYTASGTNLPFFHIDIPDFAKWDI
- the NYV1 gene encoding Nyv1p (similar to Saccharomyces cerevisiae NYV1 (YLR093C); ancestral locus Anc_8.276) encodes the protein MKRFNVSYVEVIKNGETISSCFQPFQKNENYGTITSANEQITPVIFHNLIMDMVLPKVIPIKGNKVTKMSMNLIDGFDCFYSTDDHNPKTVYVCFTLVDIPKILPIRILSGLQDYDSNATNELLSSHVGQILDSFHEELVKYRNQTLNSSGNAQSSKGSGPNTISDIGDATEDQIKDVIQIMNDNIDKFLERQERVSLLVDKTSQLNSNSNKFRRKAVNIKEIMWWQKVKNITLLTFTIILFVSAAFMFFYLW